GCGTGCGCGCGAGACCGTCGTCGTCCGTCTCCTCGCCGGCGAGGAAGCGCGTGTTCTCCAGCAGGAGAATCTCGCCGTCGACCATTTCGTGCGTGGCCTTGATGGCCTCGTCGGTATCGGTCATCTCGCAGAACACAACGTGATGACCGCTCAGCCGCTCGAGCACGTCGGCGACCGGCTGCAGCGAATAGCGCTCGTCGGGCTTGCCCTTGGGCCGTCCGAGGTGCGAGAGCACAACGGGACGGCCACCGCGCTTGAGGATGTAATCCAGCGTAGGCAGCGACGCACGGATCCGCGTGTCATCTGTCACGTTACACTTGTCATCCAGTGGAACGTTGAGATCGAGCCGCACGAGTATGCGGCGCGAGCAGAGCAGCGAATCCGGAAGATCCTGCAGCGTCTTCTTTTTCACGGGCGACTCCTCAACCGAGGCGCGCGCCGACGAACCTGATGAGATCGACGCAGCGCGAGGCGTAGCCCCACTCGTTGTCGTACCAGCCGGAGACCTTCACCAGCGTGCCATCGATGACGTTGGTGCTCAGAGAATCCAGTATGCAGGAAGCCGGATCACCGATGAAGTCGCAGGAAACAAGCGGCTCGTCGGTGTAGCGGAGGATTCCGTTGAGCGGGCCATCGGCGGCTTCACGGAAGGCAGTGTTCACTGCTTCGATGCTGGTTGGCTTCTCGACTTCGACAGTCAGCTCGGTGAGCGACACATCCGGAGTTGGAACGCGGATCGAGATTCCGTCGATCTTGCCCTTCACTTCGGGGATCACGAGGCTGGTCGCCTTCGCGGCTCCTGTGGTCGTGGGGATCATCGACATCGCCGCAGAGCGCGCGCGGCGCAGGTCCTTGTGCGGTGAATCCAGCAGGTGCTGATCGTTGGTGTAGCTGTGGATCGTCACCATCGACGCGTGCCTGAAACCGAATGCATCGCGTACGACCTTGACCATCGGCACGAGGCAGTTGGTCGTGCACGACGCGTTCGAAATCACGTGATGCTTGTTGTTATCGTACTTGTCGGAGTTGACGCCCATGACGAGCGTGATGTCCTCGCCCTTTCCTGGCGCCGAGATGATGACCTTGCGGGCGCCGCCGTCGATGTGCTTGTGTGCGTCGGCCGCGTTGGTGAAGCGGCCGGTCGATTCGAGCACGATATCGACACCAAGCTGGCGCCATGGCAGCGCTGAGGGGTCGCGCTCGGAGAGAACCTTCACATCGTGTCCGTCGATGTCGAGTGTTCCCTCGCCGTGGGAGACGTCGCCATCGAACGTGCCGTGGATGGAATCGTACTTGAAGAGGTGCGCCAGCGTCTTCGTGTCAGTGAGGTCATTGACAGCGACGAAGTCGACGTCTGCCACTCCCTGTTCGAAGGCGGCGCGAATTACCTGCCGTCCGATTCGTCCAAAGCCGTTGATGCCAACACGAATTGCCATGTTTCTATCCTCGCTAAGGCATGTCGCCCGCTGCGCGGGCTCGCCCGAATGTGACGTAAGAGATGATGCGTGCGCCGCCGGTGTGAAGCGCCGTCGCGCAAGCGTTCAGTGTGGCCGCGGTGGTTACGACGTCGTCCACCAGGACCACGTGTCGTCCGGCTAATTCCCTGCTATCAAGAACAGTAGCGAATGCGCCGGCCACATTGCGCAGACGATCGCCGGGAGTCAGGCGCGTCTGGGTCTCGGTGGCTCGGCGCCTTACGAGTGCTTCCTGCACGGAGACGCCCCATCGCTCGCCCAGAAGGCGCGCCAGGAGCTCGCTCTGGTTGTAGCCGCGCTCGCGAGCCCGCGCTGGGGCCAGCGGCACGGGAACGAGCAGGTCGCGCTCCTCGGTGACGTCCAGAGGAAAATTAAGCCGCGCCATCTGTTCTGCCATTGGCTCGGCGAGCGCCGTCCAGCCGGAATACTTGAGCTTGTGGACTATTTCGCCCGCCGGGCCGCCCGGGACCCAGCAGACGGATCTTACGGCCCTGACGAATGCCGGGAGGGCCTCACACCAGCGGCAGGAGCCGGGCGAACGCGGGTGTCCGCAGCGTGGGCATTGCGGCGCGGGCAGCCGGGCCAGCCGGCTGATGCAGAGCGTACAGAGAATCCTGTGATCGGATTCGCCGAGCGCCGCGTCGCAGCAGACGCAGGTGCGTGGAAGGAGAAAGTCGAGCGTCGACTGGAAGGCGACGGCGGACCAGGTTTTGAGGAGGCGACGGGTGACGCGGAGATCGGTGACGGTCATGTTATGGCGTTTGCGTGAACGACGCGAACCACGCGCGGAATTGGTGTCCGATCCCGACGACACCGTTCGACGCGCCGAATTGGCGGTCTTGCGTAGGGCGCGGATTTATCCGCGCCTGGCCCATTTAGCCGGAATCGAACGCGGATGAACGCCGAGTTGGATGAACGTCGTCATCCCCACCGAAGGCGCGGATGAATCCGCGCCATGGGGATCCATGGCCGACGACATGATGAGGCTGTCCACGTTGGCAGGTGTCATCGAATTCCTGCAAAAGCAGGAGATGGGCTTTTCACCCGTCTAAGGCGACGCCTGCGATGATGGTTGCCATGCCGATACCGTCGTCCATGGTCCCCCGCGTTCGCGGGGGTGACGGGCCTTCGGCGGGATGACGACATTCGACGCGACGACGTTTAACAATCTCGGCGTTCATCCAAATCCGGGCCCATCCAATTCCGATCCCACGTGAATGGGCCAGGCGCGGATAAATCCGCGCCCTACGCATGACCACCAATTCGGCGCGTCGTTGGACGTCGTTCGGCGTCGCGTACCGATCCGCGGCGTCGAACTGTTTCTTCGCTATTCCACCGCGCCCCACATTACTTCGCGATTGGGCTCGAC
The window above is part of the Gemmatimonadota bacterium genome. Proteins encoded here:
- the gap gene encoding type I glyceraldehyde-3-phosphate dehydrogenase; the protein is MAIRVGINGFGRIGRQVIRAAFEQGVADVDFVAVNDLTDTKTLAHLFKYDSIHGTFDGDVSHGEGTLDIDGHDVKVLSERDPSALPWRQLGVDIVLESTGRFTNAADAHKHIDGGARKVIISAPGKGEDITLVMGVNSDKYDNNKHHVISNASCTTNCLVPMVKVVRDAFGFRHASMVTIHSYTNDQHLLDSPHKDLRRARSAAMSMIPTTTGAAKATSLVIPEVKGKIDGISIRVPTPDVSLTELTVEVEKPTSIEAVNTAFREAADGPLNGILRYTDEPLVSCDFIGDPASCILDSLSTNVIDGTLVKVSGWYDNEWGYASRCVDLIRFVGARLG
- a CDS encoding phosphoribosyltransferase family protein, translating into MARLNFPLDVTEERDLLVPVPLAPARARERGYNQSELLARLLGERWGVSVQEALVRRRATETQTRLTPGDRLRNVAGAFATVLDSRELAGRHVVLVDDVVTTAATLNACATALHTGGARIISYVTFGRARAAGDMP